ATTTGTTTAATTCCGTAACGAGATTCCCAATAGCCGTATGCAGAGTGGGCAACAATGATTTCTTTTCGGTTTGCATCTTTAACCATTTTTTTAAACGACTGATCTAATGTATTTAATTCTTCTACGAGTGTTTGATAATTTTTTTCAAATGTATCCTTCTGGTCAGGCATTTTTTCAATTAAAGCGTCTTTAATGGATTTAGCTAACTCTTGGGCATAGACTGGATCAATCCATACGTGAGGGTCTACGGTATGACCATGCTCATCCGCTTCTCCATGAGCGTCCGCTTCCTCGGTATGTGCCGCTTCGCTTTCTTCAAGGGAGAGCCCCTCGGCAGTAGCGACCAGCGTAACATCTTCATTTTTTAAAGTTTCTTTTGCTTTATTCACAAAGCCTTCTAAACCTAATCCAATATAGAAAAAAAGGTCTGCATCTACGAGTTTCATCATATCCTTTTGAGTTGGCTCAAAGGTGTGTTCATCCGCACCAGGAGGATAGACCGTATCGACTACAACATATTTTCCACCGATTTGTTCTGTGAAATATTGGAGTGGGTATACCGTCGTATAAACGGTTAGCTGATTGTTATTATTTTCTTTTTTTGTTCTTTTCCACAGCCTGCTAAAAATAAACTTAGGAGGAGGAAAAGGGAAATAAAAATGTACCAAATCTTTTTCAAGTTGATCACCTATCCTTGACGATAATGTAAGTAAAAATATGATCATAAATAATCTTATGTCTAATTAACTAGATTACTATGAATCTTCAGAGGTAATTCGTAATCGTTACGATTTACTTTTGTATCTTACATAATTTATTCAAAAATTGCAACATTTAAATCCAATTTATTGATTAAAGCTCAATATTTTATTATTATGGACAAAATACGACAATTTTAGGGGAGATTATAGATGGCTTTATTAGATGAAATTCTAAGTTTTAATGAGGAATTTGTTGATGAAAAGAAGTATGAGGAGTATATTACAACGAAGTTTCCAAACAAACATATGGTTATTTTAACTTGTATGGATACAAGACTGCTTGAACTCTTGCCAAAAGCATTAAACCTTGGGAATGGGGATACTAAAATCGTTAAGGATGCTGGTGCCCTTATTACTCACCCATTTGGAAGTGTAATGCGCAGTATTCTTGTAGCGATTTATGAATTGCAGGCCGAGGAAGTATTAATTATTGGCCATTATGATTGTGGTATGGCAGGATTAAAGGCTGATCCAATTATTGAGAAAATGAAGGCTCGTGGGGTAAAAGAAGAAACAATTGAAACATTAGCCTATTCAGGTATCGATGTTGCAGGCTGGTTAAAAGGCTTTGATAATGTAACAGAAAGTGTTTCCCACAGTGTAAATATCGTGAGAAATCACCCACTATTACCTAAAAATGTGGCTGTCCATGGACTCGTTATTGATCCAACAACAGGTAAACTAGATTTAGTGGAAAATGGCTATGACGTAAAGGATAAGTAAGATTTATTTTTTCGGATTCTTTCTTGAAGGCCATTCCTCCGGCACGAAATCCAATCCGCCTGGGTGAAGAGGATGGCATTTCAAGATCCGTTTTACTGCTAAATAGCCGCCTTTTAATGCCCCAAAGCGTTGGATAGCCTCTAAGCCATAGTGAGAGCAGGTTGGATAAAAACGGCAGGTTGGCGGCTTTAGTGGCGAAATGACAATTTGATAAAAACGAATCAGCTTCAGCATAATTTTTGCAAACATGAATGATACCCTTTCATCGTAAGATTATTAAATAAACGGTAGCATAAATTTCCTTATTCGTCTAAAATTGTGATTGCAGAAGAAAATTTATTTAATATAAAGGAGTGTTTTTATGCCATCAGTTGAAAGCTTTGATTTAGATCATAATGCTGTTGTTGCCCCATATGTGCGCCATTGTGGTGTTCATAATGTAGGGAGTGACGGTGTTGTTAATAAATATGATATCCGCTTTTGTCAGCCAAATAAACAAGCAATGAAGCCGGATGCGATTCATACATTAGAACATTTACTTGCTTTTAATATTCGCAAGCACGTGGAAAAATACGATCATTTTGATATTATTGATATTTCACCAATGGGCTGTCAAACTGGCTATTATTTAGTAGTAAGTGGTGAACCCACTGTAGAGGAAATCATTGATTTGCTTGAAGATACGATGAAGGAAGCGGTCGAAATTACGGATATTCCAGCTGCCAATGAACGTCAATGCGGTCAAGCAAAGCTGCATGATTTAGAAGGAGCAAAGCGCTTAATGCGTTTCTGGCTTGAACACGATAAAAACAACTTAAAAGAAGTATTTGCATAAATGAAACCGTGCTGCTCAAATGAAGAGCACCACAAAACAAGGGACTGACCAATGTGTCAGTCCCTTGTTTTCGTTTGGTCTTGTAAATCATCTTGTTTCGGAAGATCATCGACCGGATCGATTGTATGCTTATAGGAATAGGCTTTTCCTGTTGTTAACACGGCTAATACTAGTACGACAAACACAATAATAATTGATATCACCATTACAACCTTCAAAACTTTCCCCTCCCTGTCACATTTATTTTATCATAAAATTGCCATTTTTGAGAAAGTGTTTCCTAATGGCTTATGAACAGGGTTAATTTTTTGATAACGGGCAAAATAGTTTCGGGAGGTTGATACTATGTCAGCAGAATTATTCACAGCAGTTAATAAACAAGTGGCCAATTGGACAGTGCTCTATGTTAAGCTTCATAATTATCATTGGCTCA
The DNA window shown above is from Bacillus sp. T3 and carries:
- a CDS encoding carbonic anhydrase, producing MALLDEILSFNEEFVDEKKYEEYITTKFPNKHMVILTCMDTRLLELLPKALNLGNGDTKIVKDAGALITHPFGSVMRSILVAIYELQAEEVLIIGHYDCGMAGLKADPIIEKMKARGVKEETIETLAYSGIDVAGWLKGFDNVTESVSHSVNIVRNHPLLPKNVAVHGLVIDPTTGKLDLVENGYDVKDK
- the yidD gene encoding membrane protein insertion efficiency factor YidD, with product MFAKIMLKLIRFYQIVISPLKPPTCRFYPTCSHYGLEAIQRFGALKGGYLAVKRILKCHPLHPGGLDFVPEEWPSRKNPKK
- a CDS encoding S-ribosylhomocysteine lyase; the protein is MPSVESFDLDHNAVVAPYVRHCGVHNVGSDGVVNKYDIRFCQPNKQAMKPDAIHTLEHLLAFNIRKHVEKYDHFDIIDISPMGCQTGYYLVVSGEPTVEEIIDLLEDTMKEAVEITDIPAANERQCGQAKLHDLEGAKRLMRFWLEHDKNNLKEVFA
- the ytzI gene encoding YtzI protein, with amino-acid sequence MKVVMVISIIIVFVVLVLAVLTTGKAYSYKHTIDPVDDLPKQDDLQDQTKTRD